Proteins encoded in a region of the Candidatus Cloacimonadota bacterium genome:
- the trxA gene encoding thioredoxin — translation MMEHLTKETFQEKVFNYGKNKDWKFEGDLPCVIDFYADWCAPCKIVTPILEELAEGYKGKVNIYKIDTAEQQELAAAFGIRSIPSLLFCPKEGKPQMAMGALPKESFKKAFKDVLKVE, via the coding sequence ATAATGGAACATTTAACAAAAGAGACTTTTCAAGAAAAAGTTTTTAATTATGGTAAAAACAAAGATTGGAAATTTGAAGGTGACCTTCCTTGTGTAATAGATTTCTACGCTGATTGGTGTGCACCATGTAAAATAGTAACTCCCATTTTGGAGGAATTAGCAGAAGGATATAAAGGTAAGGTAAACATCTATAAAATAGATACAGCAGAACAGCAGGAATTAGCAGCTGCTTTTGGGATTCGTAGTATTCCTTCTCTTCTTTTTTGTCCAAAAGAAGGTAAACCACAAATGGCAATGGGAGCACTTCCTAAAGAATCTTTTAAGAAAGCGTTCAAAGATGTATTAAAAGTTGAATAA
- a CDS encoding ATP-binding protein, with translation MKISVASGKGGTGKTTFAVNFSLFLNNIKKNKIVLVDLDVEEPDCHIFLRAINSNRKKCFREIPKVNEKCNLCGKCAEICEFNAIAVANTEVIIFPDLCHSCYACIELCPQEAFNIENIEMGEIHWGIITSNNFYFVEGKLKIGEVMAVPMIKQTKNFSIEKFGENSYFIFDSPPGTSCPVIEATKDSDFVVLVTESTPFGLYDLKLAVETMQKLRKKFGVVINKAGIGNQEVYHYCKDEKIPILGEIPYSRGIAELYSQGRDIISIPFIKESFRKIEEKIINLV, from the coding sequence ATGAAAATTTCAGTTGCAAGTGGGAAAGGTGGAACTGGGAAGACAACTTTTGCTGTAAATTTCTCTCTTTTTCTTAATAATATTAAAAAAAATAAAATCGTTTTGGTTGACCTTGATGTTGAGGAACCAGACTGCCATATTTTTTTAAGGGCTATAAATTCTAACCGGAAAAAGTGTTTCCGAGAAATTCCTAAAGTAAACGAAAAATGCAATCTATGCGGCAAATGTGCTGAGATATGCGAGTTTAACGCTATTGCTGTAGCAAATACGGAAGTAATAATCTTTCCAGACCTTTGTCACAGCTGCTATGCTTGCATTGAATTATGCCCTCAAGAAGCTTTTAATATTGAAAATATTGAAATGGGTGAAATCCATTGGGGTATTATCACTTCAAATAATTTTTACTTTGTTGAAGGTAAATTAAAAATTGGTGAGGTAATGGCAGTTCCTATGATAAAACAGACAAAAAACTTTTCAATAGAAAAATTTGGAGAAAATAGCTATTTCATTTTTGACTCACCTCCAGGAACTTCCTGTCCCGTTATTGAAGCAACAAAAGATTCAGATTTTGTGGTTTTGGTAACCGAGTCAACTCCATTTGGCCTATATGATTTAAAACTTGCTGTAGAAACTATGCAAAAACTAAGAAAAAAATTTGGAGTTGTAATAAACAAAGCAGGAATAGGAAATCAAGAGGTATATCACTATTGTAAAGATGAAAAGATTCCAATCTTAGGTGAAATCCCCTATTCGAGAGGAATTGCTGAGTTGTATTCGCAGGGTAGAGATATAATAAGTATCCCTTTTATCAAGGAAAGTTTTAGGAAAATTGAAGAAAAAATTATAAATCTTGTATGA
- a CDS encoding ATP-binding protein gives MKELVIISGKGGTGKTSFAASFAYLAGENAVLADYDVDASDLHILLEPKIKKTYQFYGGKKANIIREKCIGCGKCQEICRFDAVKNVDDKFEINKIDCEGCGYCYRICPVDAIKFEDNLSGKWYISKTRRNSTLVFAKLGIAEENSGKLVSKIKEVAHNLANENNKDLLISDGAPGIGCPVIASLSNANYVLIVTEPSLSGFHDLKRILELVKHFGYSAGCIINKYDINENITKEIEIFSHNNELEIIGKIPYSDSFPKSLVLKQTVVEYDKLDIGKTVERCWSKLQTKL, from the coding sequence ATGAAAGAATTAGTAATTATCAGTGGAAAAGGTGGAACCGGTAAGACATCGTTTGCTGCTTCTTTTGCATATTTAGCTGGGGAAAATGCTGTTCTCGCAGATTATGATGTGGACGCATCTGATTTACACATTCTATTGGAACCCAAAATTAAGAAAACTTACCAATTCTACGGTGGTAAAAAAGCAAACATCATAAGGGAAAAATGTATTGGATGTGGAAAATGCCAGGAAATATGCAGATTTGACGCGGTCAAAAATGTAGATGATAAATTTGAGATAAACAAAATTGACTGTGAAGGATGTGGATATTGTTATAGAATCTGTCCAGTAGATGCAATTAAATTTGAAGATAATCTATCTGGAAAATGGTATATTTCAAAAACAAGACGGAATTCCACTCTGGTCTTTGCCAAACTTGGTATCGCAGAAGAAAATTCAGGGAAATTAGTTTCAAAAATAAAAGAAGTGGCCCATAATTTGGCAAATGAAAATAATAAAGATTTGCTGATTTCTGATGGTGCGCCAGGAATAGGCTGTCCTGTAATCGCTTCCCTATCTAATGCAAATTATGTTCTGATAGTGACCGAGCCATCTCTCTCCGGATTTCATGATTTGAAAAGAATTCTTGAACTTGTTAAGCACTTCGGGTATTCAGCTGGATGTATTATCAATAAATACGATATAAATGAGAATATAACAAAAGAGATAGAAATTTTTTCTCATAATAATGAATTAGAGATTATTGGAAAAATCCCCTATTCTGACTCTTTCCCGAAATCTTTAGTTCTGAAACAAACAGTGGTTGAATATGATAAATTGGACATTGGTAAAACCGTTGAAAGATGTTGGTCAAAGCTTCAAACAAAATTATGA